Proteins from one Cicer arietinum cultivar CDC Frontier isolate Library 1 chromosome 3, Cicar.CDCFrontier_v2.0, whole genome shotgun sequence genomic window:
- the LOC140919679 gene encoding uncharacterized protein, translating into MEYVSGVKDIVKRALKIPICISDGGIRCSCIKRKCMKISAATIVRLHLYRDGFQPDYWIWTEHREVMPTVETTGGSTSSRIVHHEDQLNAMDEMVFDAFRPYRDVLDVNTNMGNEIFVEDELPNKDAKRFYDKLISTNKPIYEGATQSMLSICVQLLAIRSNWHVPQKGIDFVTKMLKSVCPVPTCLPDNYYQATQLVSKLGLKVEKIDCCKKGCMLYYKDDNKLSECKICHSPRFIQRRTGIRKYKVVPAKRMFYFPIIPRLQRLYASTESAAEMIWHHENKKSSNVLLYSFDGKTWKHFDDVYPDFASDPRNVRLGLCSDGFTPCIQASASPYSCWPVILTPYNLPPEMCMTKPYLFLTCLIPGPSNPKQNIDVYLQPLIDDLQ; encoded by the coding sequence ATGGAGTATGTTAGTGGTGTTAAAGATATTGTGAAGAGGGCTTTGAAAATACCAATTTGTATATCTGATGGAGGGATAAGGTGTTCGTGTATAAAACGCAAGTGTATGAAGATATCTGCAGCAACTATTGTTAGACTTCACTTGTACCGGGATGGATTTCAACCAGATTATTGGATTTGGACTGAACACAGAGAAGTGATGCCAACAGTTGAAACAACGGGTGGTTCGACTAGTAGTAGGATTGTGCATCATGAAGATCAACTTAATGCAATGGATGAAATGGTGTTTGATGCCTTTAGGCCTTATCGAGATGTCCTTGATGTGAACACTAACATGGGAAATGAGATATTTGTTGAGGATGAGTTACCTAACAAAGATGCAAAACGATTTTATGACAAGTTGATATCCACCAACAAGCCCATCTATGAGGGGGCTACCCAATCAATGTTATCAATATGTGTTCAACTTCTGGCAATTAGGTCTAATTGGCATGTTCCACAAAAAGGTATAGATTTTGTTACAAAAATGCTTAAAAGTGTATGTCCAGTGCCAACATGTTTGCCCGATAACTATTACCAAGCAACACAATTGGTATCAAAGTTAGGGTTAAAGGTTGAGAAGATTGATTGTTGTAAGAAAGGATGTATGTTATATTACAAGGATGATAACAAGTTGTCTGAGTGCAAAATTTGTCATTCTCCTAGGTTCATTCAACGCAGGACTGGTATCAGAAAATACAAAGTTGTTCCAGCAAAAAGAATGTTTTATTTCCCTATCATTCCTAGATTACAAAGATTGTATGCATCAACAGAGTCTGCAGCTGAAATGATATGGCATCACGAGAATAAAAAGAGTTCAAATGTCCTTCTCTATTCGTTTGATGGAAAAACGTGGAAACATTTTGATGATGTATATCCTGACTTTGCTAGTGACCCCAGAAATGTAAGGTTGGGTCTATGTTCAGATGGATTTACTCCTTGTATTCAAGCGTCTGCTTCTCCATACTCCTGTTGGCCAGTTATACTCACTCCATACAATCTTCCCCCTGAAATGTGCATGACCAAACCATACTTATTTTTGACTTGTCTCATACCTGGACCTTCTAATCCCAAACAAAATATAGATGTCTACTTGCAACCATTGATTGATGATTTGCAATGA
- the LOC101507880 gene encoding uncharacterized protein, with amino-acid sequence MWTINDFSAYGMLSGWGTQGKLACPHCIEDTKAFTLKYGSKNSLFDCHCRFLPANHSFRRSKRSFTKNRDEKDGQPYIYIEQEVSKVVSNFPKVTEIGWKKKLNGYGSSKTKDNEKARKDYSLLCFRGELEMQVLSNGKMGKLKANDTLTSSYAKLVCKWLKELRMPYGYASNLARCADVEKGTIHGMKSHDCHLSRIFKDLCCNTLRLDDLVKLNDNIPIIICKLEWVFPPGFFDSMEHLPIHLTNEAMLGGPVHYRWMYPFERCMGVSKRAVTNKTSIFLENHSINEEDASRCIHAEFAIWRKTYVNNEANEVTNKDIIALSCGPSPMAISWNIYFVNGYTFHTKAYKINKKTINSGVHVRGLTKGGEDDYYGTINYMIELDYFGLKDRVGLFYFEWFDNSQVDVFEEIFD; translated from the exons ATGTggacaattaatgatttttccGCCTATGGTATGTTATCTGGATGGGGAACACAAGGTAAGTTGGCATGTCCTCATTGTATCGAAGACACAAAAGCTTTCACTTTGAAATATGGCAGTAAGAATTCTTTGTTTGATTGTCATTGTCGATTCTTGCCAGCTAATCACTCTTTTAGAAGAAgtaaaagaagttttacaaaaaatagGGATGAGAAAGACGGTCAACCTTACATTTACATAGAGCAAGAGGTATCGAAGGTGGTGAGTAATTTTCCAAAAGTGACTGAAATTGGTTGGAAAAAGAAATTGAACGGGTATGGATCGA GTAAAACAAAGGATAATGAAAAGGCGAGAAAAGACTATTCTTTATTATGCTTTCGTGGGGAATTGGAGATGCAAGTCTTATCTAACGGAAAGATGGGTAAACTAAAAGCAAATGACACATTGACATCATCATATGCCAAGTTGGTTTGTAAATGGCTTAAGGAATTGAGGATGCCTTATGGATATGCTTCAAACCTTGCTAGGTGTGCCGATGTTGAGAAGGGTACGATACATGGGATGAAGAGCCATGATTGTCAT CTAAGTCGAATCTTCAAGGATCTTTGTTGCAATACATTGAGGTTGGACGACTTAGTCAAGTTGAATGATAACATTCCAATTATCATATGCAAGTTAGAATGGGTTTTTCCACCAGGTTTCTTCGACTCAATGGAGCATCTTCCAATCCATCTTACTAATGAAGCAATGTTAGGTGGTCCAGTACATTACCggtggatgtatccatttgaaag ATGTATGGGAGTCTCAAAGCGGGCAGTGACAAATAAGACTAG CATATTCTTGGAGAATCACTCAATCAATGAAGAAGACGCATCTAGATGTATACATGCAGAGTTTGCCATATGGCGGAAAACATATGTAAATAACGAGGCAAATGAAGTGACCAACAAAGATATAATAGCACTATCTTGTGGTCCTTCACCAATGGCAATATCTTGGAACATTTACTTTGTTAACGGGTACACGTTTCACACTAAGGcctacaaaattaataaaaagacaaTCAATAGTGGGGTGCATGTAAGGGGTCTTACTAAAGGAGGAGAAGATGATTACTATGGCACAATCAACTATATGATAGAACTAGATTACTTTGGCTTGAAGGACAGAGttggattattttattttgaatggtTTGACAACTCACAAGTAGATGTGTTCGAAGAGATTTTTGACTGA
- the LOC101504021 gene encoding CASP-like protein 4D1, producing the protein MVDTNTTSTPSSSAASRTVLLLLRVLTFVFLLIALILVAIDKETVESSIGEIEIKFKDIHAYRYMISTIVIGFAYNLLQLALSIFPVVSGNRVLTGNGGYMFDFFGDKIISYFLLSGSAAGFGASEDMHRLFKAQDLPLNSFFEKGNASAGLLLIGFLFTAIASIFTSFALPKKA; encoded by the exons ATGGTTGACACAAACACCACTAGCACGCCCTCAAGCTCGGCAGCTTCAAGAACCGTTCTTCTCCTTTTAAGGGTCTTAACCTTTGTGTTCCTTCTCATTGCTCTCATACTCGTTGCTATAGACAAAGAAACTGTAGAAAGCAGTATTGGGGAAATTGAAATCAAGTTCAAAGATATACATGCTTATCG atacATGATCTCCACAATAGTAATTGGATTTGCATACAACCTGCTCCAGCTGGCACTTTCAATTTTCCCTGTGGTCTCAGGAAACCGCGTATTAACCGGTAACGGAGGCTATATGTTTGATTTCTTTGGTGATAAG ATTATTTCATACTTTCTACTTTCCGGTTCAGCTGCTGGATTTGGTGCCTCTGAAGATATGCATAGACTCTTCAAAGCACAAGATTTACCTTTAAACTCGTTTTTCGAAAAGGGTAATGCCTCAGCTGGCCTTCTTCTTATTGGATTTCTATTCACAGCCATAGCATCAATTTTCACTTCATTTGCTTTGCCAAAGAAAGCTTAG